In one Chloroflexota bacterium genomic region, the following are encoded:
- a CDS encoding threonine synthase, which yields MVKTGVLHKYKDLLPVTPQTPLFSLGEGETPLVKCDQLAKEIGCGELYLKLEGCNPTGSFKDRGMVVAVAKALEAKSQAIMCASTGNTSASAAAYAAYCGLTAIIVVPEGKIALGKLAQAIIYGAKILTIDGNFDQALQIVRALTEKHPVTLVNSLNPHRIEGQKTASFEIIDVLGDAPDYLFIPVGNAGNITAYWKGFKEYHELGKASKKPEMMGFQAEGAAPIVRGHPIDKPETVATAIRIGNPASWQKAAAARDESGGLIDMVSDAEILAAQKLLATRAGVFGEPASAASVAGLVKLSNQGWDFAKKRIACVITGTGLKDTDIALKDAPPFLQLPADVTEVEKALGWG from the coding sequence ATGGTAAAAACAGGCGTCCTCCATAAATACAAAGACCTTCTCCCGGTTACTCCTCAAACGCCGCTCTTTTCTCTGGGAGAGGGGGAGACCCCACTGGTCAAATGCGACCAGCTGGCGAAGGAAATCGGCTGCGGGGAACTGTACCTCAAGCTGGAAGGGTGCAATCCCACCGGTTCCTTCAAGGACCGGGGCATGGTCGTGGCCGTGGCCAAGGCGCTGGAAGCGAAAAGCCAGGCCATCATGTGCGCTTCCACGGGCAATACCAGTGCCTCGGCGGCCGCTTACGCTGCCTACTGCGGCCTGACAGCGATAATCGTCGTGCCCGAGGGTAAGATTGCGCTCGGCAAGCTGGCGCAGGCGATTATCTACGGCGCCAAAATACTGACTATCGACGGTAACTTCGACCAAGCGCTGCAGATTGTCCGCGCGCTTACCGAGAAGCACCCGGTCACCCTGGTGAACTCATTGAACCCGCACCGAATCGAAGGGCAGAAGACGGCTTCATTTGAAATCATTGATGTTCTTGGCGATGCCCCCGACTACCTGTTCATTCCGGTAGGCAATGCCGGTAATATCACGGCTTACTGGAAGGGTTTTAAAGAATACCATGAACTGGGTAAAGCGAGCAAAAAACCGGAAATGATGGGGTTTCAGGCAGAAGGTGCCGCGCCCATCGTACGTGGCCACCCGATTGACAAGCCGGAGACGGTGGCCACAGCGATACGTATCGGCAACCCGGCGAGCTGGCAGAAAGCGGCGGCGGCGCGTGACGAATCCGGCGGTCTCATTGACATGGTCAGCGACGCGGAAATCCTGGCGGCGCAAAAGCTCCTCGCCACCAGGGCCGGCGTCTTTGGTGAGCCGGCTTCGGCGGCTTCAGTGGCGGGACTGGTCAAGCTTTCCAATCAGGGGTGGGATTTCGCAAAGAAAAGGATTGCCTGCGTGATAACGGGCACCGGTCTGAAGGATACCGATATCGCCCTTAAAGACGCCCCACCCTTTCTCCAGTTACCGGCCGATGTCACGGAGGTGGAGAAGGCACTGGGCTGGGGATAA
- a CDS encoding homoserine dehydrogenase: MKNRSIGIGLLGLGIIGGQVAKVLSEKADMLAEQAGCSLVLRKIKVLPVDLEKPPAKELPADLLTTDADEFFNEAGIDVIVEAIGGEDPARDYLKRAIASGRYVVTSNKEVIAKHGAELQALAQQHAVGLRYEASVGGGIPLITPFKHDLVANDITGIYAIINGTTNYILTRMAREGIDFPIALKSAQELGYAEVNPVNDIEGIDANYKLAIMASLAFQTVVKPEDIYREGISRIGSQDFRYARELGLAIKLLAIAKRTDNSIEARVHPVLIPEDSLLAKVDGVYNGILVEGDLIGKVLFYGQGAGPLATSSAVVADIVASAQDITYNVGNRLKWKPQSGKRVKPMDKIETQYYLRLNCADRPGVLAQISKILGDNMISIASAIQKETNITTQTAEIVLTTHLTREEAMQRALHQIEQLEVVKEISNFIRVEYI; this comes from the coding sequence ATGAAAAATAGAAGTATTGGCATTGGTCTGCTGGGGCTGGGGATAATCGGTGGACAGGTAGCCAAGGTCCTGTCCGAGAAAGCTGATATGCTCGCTGAGCAGGCCGGCTGTTCTCTGGTCCTGCGCAAGATTAAGGTGCTGCCCGTCGACCTGGAGAAGCCACCGGCCAAAGAGTTGCCTGCCGACCTTCTGACCACAGACGCCGATGAATTTTTCAATGAAGCCGGAATCGATGTTATAGTTGAGGCAATCGGTGGTGAGGACCCGGCACGGGATTATCTCAAGCGAGCAATCGCCAGCGGTCGGTACGTGGTAACCTCAAATAAAGAAGTCATTGCCAAGCACGGCGCCGAACTGCAGGCTTTGGCCCAGCAGCACGCGGTCGGGCTGCGCTATGAAGCCAGCGTCGGCGGCGGCATTCCATTGATTACGCCGTTCAAGCACGACCTGGTGGCGAATGATATAACCGGTATTTACGCCATCATCAACGGAACGACCAATTACATTCTCACCCGGATGGCGCGTGAGGGCATCGACTTCCCTATCGCGCTGAAGAGCGCCCAGGAACTGGGCTATGCCGAGGTCAATCCCGTTAATGATATCGAGGGCATTGACGCCAATTACAAGCTGGCCATTATGGCCTCCCTGGCATTCCAGACCGTGGTCAAGCCGGAAGACATCTATCGGGAAGGTATTTCCCGTATTGGCAGTCAGGATTTCCGCTACGCCCGGGAACTGGGCCTGGCCATCAAGCTCCTCGCCATCGCCAAACGCACGGATAACTCGATTGAAGCCCGGGTACATCCGGTCCTCATCCCGGAGGACTCGCTTCTGGCCAAGGTCGACGGCGTCTACAACGGTATCCTGGTGGAAGGTGACCTCATCGGCAAGGTGCTGTTCTACGGGCAGGGTGCCGGCCCTCTGGCCACCAGCAGTGCCGTGGTCGCCGATATCGTGGCCTCGGCACAGGACATCACTTATAACGTGGGCAACCGGCTGAAGTGGAAACCGCAGTCAGGAAAACGGGTCAAGCCCATGGATAAGATTGAAACCCAGTACTACCTCCGGCTGAACTGTGCCGACCGCCCCGGTGTGCTGGCGCAGATTTCGAAGATACTGGGCGATAACATGATAAGCATCGCCTCGGCAATTCAGAAGGAAACCAACATTACTACCCAGACCGCTGAGATTGTTTTAACCACCCACCTGACACGGGAAGAAGCGATGCAGCGGGCCTTACACCAGATTGAACAGCTCGAGGTGGTGAAAGAAATAAGCAACTTCATCCGCGTGGAATATATATAA
- a CDS encoding peptidylprolyl isomerase — MAKKKPEKPQRILTPHQISHWEQQKRRQRIILMTGIFVIALVLAVVGIGWYLGQYKPLRETVIKVNDAEFTMDYYVEMLKLEGAFHSESDLSLVADTVLQNIQRSELVRQGAKKLEISIADEEVKKVLKNNDLPDKEVYRDLVGYQLLIERLLDVHFGPQVPLNTEQRQVMAMMLESEVQALEVRSKLVSGEDFGELAEELSLELFSKNKGGDLGWVPRVILQDVLRTSIVDDIFNHEVGDLSQPIYDEEAEKGVGYWLAKVLERNEDEDETHIQVILLRSEEEAQNIKKQLEAGADWGELAVAHSQIKGVEENLGEYQVSAGMMQQPIDEFAHSPDTEIGVISEPLRDEDVLTKSGYWLIKVLDEDTNRRIDTEYRDYLKSKALDEWVASLIDDEDNEIVNYIDEEKKSWAVEQATKG, encoded by the coding sequence TTGGCTAAGAAGAAACCGGAGAAACCGCAGCGCATTTTAACACCGCACCAGATATCGCACTGGGAGCAGCAGAAAAGGCGACAGCGCATAATCTTGATGACGGGCATTTTCGTCATCGCCCTGGTGCTAGCAGTTGTGGGTATTGGCTGGTATCTCGGCCAGTATAAACCGTTACGTGAGACGGTCATCAAGGTAAATGACGCCGAGTTCACCATGGATTATTATGTGGAAATGCTGAAACTTGAAGGCGCTTTTCATTCGGAGTCAGACCTGTCATTGGTTGCCGATACCGTATTGCAGAACATACAGCGTAGTGAACTCGTCAGACAGGGAGCCAAGAAACTGGAAATCAGCATCGCTGATGAAGAGGTCAAGAAGGTACTCAAAAACAATGACCTGCCTGACAAAGAGGTCTATCGTGACCTGGTCGGTTATCAGCTGTTAATCGAGCGTTTGCTGGACGTGCACTTTGGCCCCCAGGTGCCATTGAATACCGAGCAAAGGCAAGTCATGGCGATGATGCTGGAGAGCGAAGTGCAGGCTCTGGAGGTCAGGAGCAAACTGGTGAGTGGTGAGGACTTCGGCGAACTTGCGGAAGAACTGAGTCTGGAACTGTTTTCCAAAAATAAAGGGGGTGACCTTGGCTGGGTCCCCAGGGTTATTTTACAGGACGTGCTGCGGACGTCGATTGTCGATGATATTTTCAATCACGAAGTGGGAGACCTGAGCCAGCCGATATATGATGAGGAAGCGGAGAAAGGGGTCGGCTACTGGCTGGCAAAAGTCCTGGAACGAAACGAAGATGAAGATGAGACGCATATTCAGGTAATACTCTTGCGCAGTGAAGAGGAAGCGCAAAATATTAAAAAGCAACTGGAGGCAGGCGCTGATTGGGGGGAACTTGCCGTTGCGCATTCCCAGATAAAGGGAGTCGAGGAAAATCTCGGTGAGTATCAGGTATCAGCGGGCATGATGCAGCAACCAATTGATGAATTTGCCCATAGCCCGGATACAGAAATAGGCGTGATTAGCGAACCGCTCCGTGATGAGGACGTACTCACCAAGAGCGGTTACTGGCTGATAAAGGTACTTGACGAGGATACCAACCGGCGCATCGATACCGAATACAGGGACTATCTGAAAAGCAAAGCCCTGGATGAGTGGGTGGCTTCACTGATAGACGACGAGGACAATGAAATCGTAAACTACATTGACGAGGAGAAGAAATCCTGGGCGGTGGAACAGGCGACGAAAGGCTAG
- the tadA gene encoding Flp pilus assembly complex ATPase component TadA has protein sequence MEAPAKSVKRDILHILIEADIINDEQLQRVQELQKKTGDRLEHILIQQRMVTQQQLAFFTSLQLGIPFINLRREGVKVDAVKLIPEAVARKYGVIPVEVKDGGIVIAMEDPKDIEAIEDLAAITMKSIEPVISTAQDIQEMIDLNYRIGGELEEQLSQIPTRYRGGAGLREARVSPETIAQAPVVRAIDLLIKQAVRDRASDVHVEPQEDRVRVRYRIDGILNEVMGLPLSVHAPLLSRVKIMAGLNIAERRRPQDGQITFDMGDREVDIRVATSNTIYGEMAVMRILDKTFAFLPLPEIGFMTEMLERYLKMLKTPFGMILISGPTGSGKTTTQYASVNTLDSVGRKIITIEDPVEYHFSNINQMQVNPAAAVTFATGLRATMRLDPDVILVGEIRDAETAQISTQAALTGHLVLSSVHANDTVSTIVRMIDLGIEPFLISSALIGVVAQRMVRRVCPYCTRPVEVIPEEREAYEEEMGEKRSEFIVGAGCNFCAGTGYLGRTGIFEVLLASEAIRRIIVKGADTDEMRHQARQEGMVSLWHDGMVKVKEGITTPSEVLRNVFSIS, from the coding sequence ATGGAAGCACCGGCAAAAAGCGTAAAGAGAGACATTCTCCACATTCTGATAGAGGCTGATATCATCAACGACGAGCAATTACAGCGTGTCCAGGAGCTGCAGAAGAAGACGGGCGATAGGCTGGAACACATTCTGATTCAGCAGCGGATGGTCACGCAGCAACAATTAGCCTTTTTTACCAGCCTGCAGCTGGGAATACCGTTCATCAATCTGAGAAGAGAAGGCGTCAAGGTTGATGCAGTGAAACTGATCCCTGAAGCGGTAGCCAGGAAATATGGCGTGATACCGGTAGAGGTAAAAGACGGGGGCATTGTAATCGCTATGGAGGACCCCAAGGACATTGAGGCGATTGAAGACCTGGCCGCGATAACCATGAAAAGCATTGAGCCGGTGATCAGCACGGCGCAGGACATTCAGGAAATGATCGACCTCAATTACCGCATTGGTGGTGAGCTTGAGGAACAGCTGAGTCAGATTCCCACCCGTTATCGCGGCGGTGCTGGACTGAGAGAGGCCCGGGTTTCGCCGGAAACAATCGCGCAGGCGCCGGTAGTGCGCGCCATTGACCTTCTGATAAAACAGGCGGTGCGGGACCGAGCCTCCGATGTGCATGTCGAACCGCAGGAAGACAGGGTACGAGTTCGCTACCGGATTGACGGCATTCTGAATGAAGTGATGGGCCTGCCGTTAAGCGTGCACGCACCACTGCTTTCTCGTGTGAAAATCATGGCCGGGTTGAACATCGCCGAGCGCCGTCGCCCTCAGGATGGCCAGATAACTTTTGATATGGGTGACCGTGAGGTGGATATCCGCGTGGCCACTTCCAACACGATTTACGGTGAAATGGCGGTGATGAGAATACTTGACAAGACCTTTGCCTTCCTGCCATTGCCGGAAATCGGTTTCATGACGGAGATGCTGGAAAGATACCTGAAGATGCTGAAGACGCCTTTTGGCATGATACTTATAAGCGGTCCGACCGGTTCCGGTAAAACAACCACGCAGTACGCCTCGGTAAACACCCTTGACTCCGTCGGACGCAAAATTATCACCATTGAAGACCCGGTGGAATACCATTTTTCCAATATCAATCAGATGCAGGTTAATCCGGCGGCCGCCGTCACCTTTGCCACCGGACTTAGAGCCACCATGCGGCTTGACCCTGATGTGATACTGGTCGGTGAGATACGTGATGCGGAGACGGCGCAGATATCCACCCAGGCAGCCCTTACCGGGCACCTGGTGTTATCTTCGGTTCACGCCAATGATACCGTAAGTACCATCGTCCGAATGATTGACCTCGGTATCGAGCCCTTCCTCATTTCCTCGGCGTTGATAGGCGTCGTTGCCCAGAGAATGGTGCGCCGCGTCTGCCCGTACTGTACACGTCCGGTCGAAGTAATCCCGGAGGAGCGGGAAGCTTATGAAGAAGAAATGGGGGAAAAACGCTCTGAATTCATTGTCGGTGCCGGCTGCAATTTCTGTGCTGGCACAGGCTATCTGGGACGAACCGGCATCTTTGAGGTGTTACTGGCCAGTGAGGCCATCCGCAGGATAATTGTTAAAGGCGCCGATACCGATGAAATGCGCCATCAAGCCCGACAGGAAGGCATGGTTTCTCTGTGGCATGATGGTATGGTGAAGGTTAAAGAGGGCATCACTACTCCCAGTGAGGTCCTGCGTAACGTATTCTCAATTTCTTAA
- the folE gene encoding GTP cyclohydrolase I FolE — MFDEAKIRSAINEIIKAIGDDPKREGLVGTPERVAEMYAELFGGMGQDPREELKVGFELGYREMVILRDIPFYSMCEHHLLPFYGVAHIGYIPNEEGRIIGISKLARVVEVVSKRPQLQERMTTEIADAIMDALNPDGVAVVIQAEHLCMIMRGIKKPGSNVITSAIRGIFKRKAASRAEFFAIIQGK, encoded by the coding sequence ATGTTTGACGAAGCTAAAATTAGAAGCGCGATAAATGAAATAATCAAGGCAATTGGGGACGACCCGAAGCGGGAGGGACTGGTGGGTACGCCGGAACGCGTCGCCGAGATGTATGCCGAGCTATTCGGAGGTATGGGACAGGACCCGAGGGAGGAGCTGAAGGTCGGGTTTGAACTCGGTTACCGCGAGATGGTGATTCTGCGGGACATCCCGTTCTACTCAATGTGCGAGCACCATCTTCTGCCCTTCTACGGCGTTGCCCATATCGGCTATATCCCCAACGAAGAGGGACGAATCATCGGCATCAGTAAACTGGCCCGCGTGGTGGAGGTCGTCTCCAAGCGACCCCAGCTTCAGGAGAGAATGACCACCGAGATTGCCGATGCCATCATGGATGCCCTAAATCCGGATGGGGTGGCGGTGGTCATTCAGGCCGAGCACCTGTGCATGATAATGCGCGGCATCAAGAAACCGGGCAGCAACGTGATAACCTCGGCAATCAGGGGTATTTTCAAACGCAAGGCGGCCAGCAGGGCGGAATTCTTCGCCATAATCCAGGGGAAGTAA
- a CDS encoding type II secretion system F family protein, protein MAGTVQTPEGAKDITFRYTASTRQGNLVKGNIKAPSEIAAERLIIAKGYTPEHVEIAPSMFSLEEAFPTFFKLKPRDIIVFSRQLATLLRSGISLLPSLEILQGQVASSRAFRSVLTSIVNDIRSGGSFSQAVKKNPKAFSEIYCRTIAVGEETGNLNTTLNQMADFMERHQAMSQRVKKALSYPMIVLGVGIVVVIMLITVVMPQLLGMFTAMDVELPLPTRILIAITEIFQNYTLYIVIGGALIFAVFLWMTKQPAGKRVLDRLRLNMPILGPPALMSELGRFARTLSVMIGAGLKLQETMELLPQSTTNMLFRDSLHQVNERLLLGEGLAGPMSHVSLFPPLLVQMVAVGEETNTLDFTMGVVADFYETAAEEKTAAMVGMIGPVSTIGIALLVGFIALSVLMPMYTITGAFG, encoded by the coding sequence ATGGCGGGGACGGTTCAGACACCTGAAGGGGCGAAAGATATCACCTTCCGCTATACAGCTTCCACCCGACAGGGTAATCTGGTAAAGGGCAATATCAAGGCACCCAGCGAGATTGCCGCCGAGCGCCTTATCATCGCCAAGGGATATACCCCGGAGCATGTTGAAATCGCGCCGTCTATGTTTAGTCTGGAAGAAGCGTTCCCCACCTTCTTCAAGCTAAAGCCCCGTGATATCATCGTTTTCTCCCGCCAGCTGGCCACATTGCTGCGCTCCGGTATCTCACTGCTGCCATCGCTGGAAATCCTGCAGGGGCAGGTGGCCAGCAGCCGCGCTTTTAGAAGCGTTCTGACCAGCATCGTGAATGATATTCGTTCCGGAGGTTCGTTCTCACAGGCAGTGAAGAAAAATCCCAAGGCATTTAGCGAGATTTACTGCCGCACCATTGCCGTTGGCGAAGAGACGGGTAATCTGAATACGACACTTAATCAGATGGCTGACTTCATGGAGCGGCACCAGGCAATGTCCCAGAGGGTGAAAAAAGCGCTGTCCTACCCGATGATTGTCCTCGGCGTTGGCATTGTCGTGGTCATTATGTTAATCACCGTGGTGATGCCCCAGTTGCTGGGTATGTTTACCGCGATGGATGTGGAACTGCCTTTACCGACCAGAATTCTCATCGCCATTACTGAGATATTCCAAAACTACACCCTTTATATTGTCATTGGTGGGGCATTAATTTTTGCCGTATTTCTCTGGATGACAAAACAACCTGCCGGAAAGCGGGTGTTAGATCGTTTACGGCTCAACATGCCGATTCTCGGCCCACCGGCTCTTATGTCAGAATTGGGGCGCTTTGCCAGAACGCTCTCTGTGATGATCGGTGCCGGCCTCAAACTGCAAGAAACGATGGAGTTGCTTCCACAGTCGACGACCAATATGCTCTTCCGTGATTCCCTGCACCAGGTTAACGAGCGGTTGCTTCTCGGCGAGGGATTAGCCGGACCAATGAGCCATGTCAGCCTGTTTCCGCCGCTGCTCGTGCAGATGGTTGCTGTGGGCGAAGAGACTAACACCCTCGACTTTACCATGGGGGTAGTGGCTGATTTCTATGAAACAGCGGCTGAAGAAAAAACCGCCGCCATGGTGGGCATGATAGGCCCCGTCAGCACCATTGGCATCGCCCTGCTGGTCGGCTTCATTGCCCTATCTGTTCTTATGCCGATGTACACCATTACCGGCGCCTTCGGCTAA